A stretch of DNA from Nymphalis io chromosome 22, ilAglIoxx1.1, whole genome shotgun sequence:
CTCCGTCCTGTCTAAGCTCTGATCTGGGTAATCATCCATATTACTAGTTATTTCTAATCTAATAGCATGGATTTTTGGTTCTgtacttttattgtttttatcacgTTCCCATGAATCTATAGCTATCGATACATCATTCTTACTGCCCGTTTCATCGAAGTCACTCGACGCGACGCTTGAATTCTCTAATTCGAAATCTGTTGATCTTTCTATCACGACGACTTCTATATGCCTGAACGGATTGTCAAGGTTTCCATTCATCTGTCTCGCTCTTTCGTCGTTACGACTATTCACTTCCTTTTTTACATTGCATATCACAGGATCCGTTGCAAGTATATCTATATTGTAATCATATGTTTCATCTTCACTTGTTTTATTACCGTTCGGTGCGCATATCTCTGCGTATATATTATCAGTACTCGAATCTGTATCTAGCTTCTCTTCTTCAATGTCGACAGCATCCGCTACTTGGCCGTAAGGCAAATCTTCAATAACGGGTAACTTTCGTTTTTGAATTGATGATATGGATCGTCTAAGTTTCTTCTGAATTTGTGGTTCTTCTTCCGATATATCGATGGGAAGTGGTTCGTCAATATCAGACCTGTTTGGTGTTGGTGCTCTGGGTTTATCGATCTTTTTCCGGAAATTAACAAGTTTCTCGCTATCATTGGAACGTTCAGTTTTCGTTGGCATACTATTGCTATTGCTTGATTCTTTTTTGTCGGTTGATTTTTTAGGATGAAGTAAATTAGAAGTGGATTTACTGAGCACCCTTTTTGTCTTGACATGAAATTCAGAACACAATTTTTCCGTAATAAAAGAATGctgtttgtaattaatttcgaagTCACTATCGTTGTATAGAGATCCAGCTCCAAACATATTAATGTCTTCACAGCTTTGTATTTGATTGTATGACTCAGACTTAACCATCGCTTTTTCCGGTATCAGGTCTGGTTGTATCCTCTGTCTTCTCTCGAGATTTGATGAAGATTTGCTTGCTGCTGATTTCTTAAGCATATTTTCGTCGAGAGATTTCAATTTCCTACCAGAGCTCGAGTCGCTTTCCATTGAGCCACAATAGTTTATTTGATCGACGCTAAGATTTTTCCGACCGTGTTTCATATTTATACCACTATCTTCCTCTTCCGCATACGAGCTGTCTGGCATGCCAGTTTGTACTGACACCGATTTCGTCAGCACAGGCTTTTTGTGACTTGAACTACACTGACTCGTTCCCATATCTGAGGAAGAAGTTGTAAGGCTTTTGTACGAATGACTTTTTTCAGCCGTTCCATCGTTCTTTCGAAACGCGCCAAATTTATCTTCAATAAGTTTCGCCATATCTTGATAACGTTCTATCGAACTGTGTTTCTCGCCTAATGGATCAAACGGATCTTTAACGTCTCTATACTTTTCACCGTTTTCGATAGCCGTAATTTTTTCATCTAACTTCTCCGTACTCTTTAAAAGTTTTAGATTTTTAAACCATTTTCCTTTCTTCGGACCAGAATCTTCTCTAAATACATGCATTTTGTCGTTGGTAAACTGTTCCGATTCAACTTTTTCTTCGCTTTTATCATCTTTACCTTCATCGTCACTATATACATCATAGTTCATATGCTCGAGTtcgtttttacttaaaaatataatagaaccTTCAGTTTCATCTGGTATATCTTTTAATACTTTATCACTTTTTCCAAACAATCTTGACGTATCAATCTTCAAGCCTTGAAGGGTGAATTTCTTTTCCTTTTCAAATTTGACTGGTTCATGGTCTTCTTTGATAAGATCCTCGACTGTCTTCGCTTTGCTGACAACAGTTGAGTTTGCGTAGGAGATCTGCCTGATCCAGTTGTCAACGTTTAGTTGACAGAAGGTTAGAGCTTTCTGAAGGCGTGCGGAGAGAAACATTCTTTTCTCGCTTTCGAAGCCGAGCTGTGTTCGTCGTACCTTTATATTACTGTTTAATGGTAGAAGTTGTAAGGTTTCTTTAGGATGATACCGTGGGTCGACTTGTTTGCTCGGACTTGACGGCAAGGAGTTGTATTCCGGGAGAGTGCACATCACCAGCACCGGTTCCGTGCTTGCCGCCCGGAGCAGAAGGTCTTCTGTAAATGAAATATtctcaatattattttgtgatCAAAACGTTTCTTTGGATCTGTATTTATTATTGCAGAGTTTATAGATGAATGATGTATGTTCGCGATCATGACAAAAGCCTTAATTTAACGAATAAAACACGTCCAACTGGTCTACGGGTCTAGTAATGCAAGTTTATTTATAGGACCATCTCAACGCACTGCGAGCAATAACGATTATTATCGATACTTTATCGTCCGTATCGTAAATTACCAACTACAATTATGATATCATGTGATGTTTTGTAATATCaccgttaaaaaaatatcaagattACTTTCTATATGTTATCATTAAAGGGACCTGATCAGactaattatgtaaaatgtcgTTGGATTAAATTAACGGCatagtttatataaagaaagatggtggtagggctttgtgcaagatcgtctgggtaggtaccacccactcatcagatattctaccgcaaaacagcaatacttgatattgttgtgttccggtttgaagggtgagtgagccagtgtaattacaggcacaagggacataaaatcttagttcccaaggttggtggcgcattggatatgtaagcgatggttgacatttcttacaatgctaatgtctaagagcgttggtgaccacttatcatcaggtggcccatatgctcgtccgccttcctattctataaaaaaaaaaaaaaagatggcgGCACTTGTATATGGTCTTATATTCTTCATG
This window harbors:
- the LOC126777155 gene encoding uncharacterized protein LOC126777155 isoform X2, which gives rise to MFRTASVEGSGPRTPPAYAPHPPYVPPRFFPPRLRPPPPQYCFDAARFACDASKPRYLDVERERLVTRWLAEANEALVRRDRPPRYKPRSSERRPDFLERRPNPDWSDNFLLGRRNGSAEPEDESSDVMTLKEFVDKFSLPRVVKFEGEDRAVLLYRVLEAHRRVEAVPLSGKKGKLVGKPLYIPDSYDGWFSACGCRGGALATARGSIAALLRSRAFALVSPRAISAYRARPASESGRVGAQYERAAARPGTPLRLAGVFADGSKAKAPKYAQLIDPQGNEFFVPINTKGEMYEVCPEELSPAEWDDVSPSSTPVPPDISSRAHRLPHLLSLWRLPTRVRLLAGTVPIEMAHDVGDLLLRAASTEPVLVMCTLPEYNSLPSSPSKQVDPRYHPKETLQLLPLNSNIKVRRTQLGFESEKRMFLSARLQKALTFCQLNVDNWIRQISYANSTVVSKAKTVEDLIKEDHEPVKFEKEKKFTLQGLKIDTSRLFGKSDKVLKDIPDETEGSIIFLSKNELEHMNYDVYSDDEGKDDKSEEKVESEQFTNDKMHVFREDSGPKKGKWFKNLKLLKSTEKLDEKITAIENGEKYRDVKDPFDPLGEKHSSIERYQDMAKLIEDKFGAFRKNDGTAEKSHSYKSLTTSSSDMGTSQCSSSHKKPVLTKSVSVQTGMPDSSYAEEEDSGINMKHGRKNLSVDQINYCGSMESDSSSGRKLKSLDENMLKKSAASKSSSNLERRQRIQPDLIPEKAMVKSESYNQIQSCEDINMFGAGSLYNDSDFEINYKQHSFITEKLCSEFHVKTKRVLSKSTSNLLHPKKSTDKKESSNSNSMPTKTERSNDSEKLVNFRKKIDKPRAPTPNRSDIDEPLPIDISEEEPQIQKKLRRSISSIQKRKLPVIEDLPYGQVADAVDIEEEKLDTDSSTDNIYAEICAPNGNKTSEDETYDYNIDILATDPVICNVKKEVNSRNDERARQMNGNLDNPFRHIEVVVIERSTDFELENSSVASSDFDETGSKNDVSIAIDSWERDKNNKSTEPKIHAIRLEITSNMDDYPDQSLDRTEVHLSKDNSLSFSNSIHLNGTYPNEAIYDTLK
- the LOC126777155 gene encoding uncharacterized protein LOC126777155 isoform X1, which produces MFRTASVEGSGPRTPPAYAPHPPYVPPRFFPPRLRPPPPQYCFDAARFACDASKPRYLDVERERLVTRWLAEANEALVRRDRPPRYKPRSSERRPDFLERRPNPDWSDNFLLGRRNGSAEPEDESSDVMTLKEFVDKFSLPRVVKFEGEDRAVLLYRVLEAHRRVEAVPLSGKKGKLVGKPLYIPDSYDGWFSACGCRGGALATARGSIAALLRSRAFALVSPRAISAYRARPASESGRVGAQYERAAARPGTPLRLAGVFADGSKAKAPKYAQLIDPQGNEFFVPINTKGEMYEVCPEELSPAEWDDVSPSSTPVPPDISSRAHRLPHLLSLWRLPTRVRLLAGTVPIEMAHDVGEDLLLRAASTEPVLVMCTLPEYNSLPSSPSKQVDPRYHPKETLQLLPLNSNIKVRRTQLGFESEKRMFLSARLQKALTFCQLNVDNWIRQISYANSTVVSKAKTVEDLIKEDHEPVKFEKEKKFTLQGLKIDTSRLFGKSDKVLKDIPDETEGSIIFLSKNELEHMNYDVYSDDEGKDDKSEEKVESEQFTNDKMHVFREDSGPKKGKWFKNLKLLKSTEKLDEKITAIENGEKYRDVKDPFDPLGEKHSSIERYQDMAKLIEDKFGAFRKNDGTAEKSHSYKSLTTSSSDMGTSQCSSSHKKPVLTKSVSVQTGMPDSSYAEEEDSGINMKHGRKNLSVDQINYCGSMESDSSSGRKLKSLDENMLKKSAASKSSSNLERRQRIQPDLIPEKAMVKSESYNQIQSCEDINMFGAGSLYNDSDFEINYKQHSFITEKLCSEFHVKTKRVLSKSTSNLLHPKKSTDKKESSNSNSMPTKTERSNDSEKLVNFRKKIDKPRAPTPNRSDIDEPLPIDISEEEPQIQKKLRRSISSIQKRKLPVIEDLPYGQVADAVDIEEEKLDTDSSTDNIYAEICAPNGNKTSEDETYDYNIDILATDPVICNVKKEVNSRNDERARQMNGNLDNPFRHIEVVVIERSTDFELENSSVASSDFDETGSKNDVSIAIDSWERDKNNKSTEPKIHAIRLEITSNMDDYPDQSLDRTEVHLSKDNSLSFSNSIHLNGTYPNEAIYDTLK